One genomic window of Campylobacter fetus subsp. fetus includes the following:
- the nhaA gene encoding Na+/H+ antiporter NhaA — MKINLNFVKHESFGGVLLIIATILALLFQNGFLNHFYTEILRAEFTVGFRDFNLSKPLILWVNDGLMAIFFFVVGLELKREILQGELSKPSQIALPTIGALGGVILPAVIFWAFNHGNDFAIRGWAIPTATDIAFALGVLMLLGKRIPSSLKIFLLTLAIIDDLCAIVIIAIFYTTKLSFISFVIAGICLFALWVLNKFKVSKKSAYILVTLILWVSVLKSGVHATIAGVVAAFFIPMRDDSGKSLLVELEHDLQGITSYFILPVFAFVNAGVSLAGVQINQLLNSVGMGIFFGLLIGKQVGVFLFSYIFIKLGFAKLPEGSSWTQFYGVCILTGIGFTMSLFVNSLAYHDSNEFFHADKLGILLASFTAGVIGYIYLLVFSKVAKNHRKDNES, encoded by the coding sequence ATGAAAATAAATTTAAACTTTGTAAAACACGAATCATTCGGCGGTGTTTTACTTATCATCGCTACTATTTTAGCACTTTTATTTCAAAATGGGTTTTTAAACCATTTTTATACCGAAATTTTAAGAGCTGAATTTACGGTCGGTTTTAGGGATTTTAATCTATCAAAACCACTGATTTTATGGGTAAATGATGGATTGATGGCGATATTTTTCTTTGTTGTGGGACTTGAATTAAAAAGAGAAATATTGCAAGGCGAACTTTCAAAACCATCTCAAATAGCTCTACCTACGATAGGCGCACTTGGCGGAGTGATACTACCGGCCGTTATATTTTGGGCATTTAATCACGGAAATGATTTTGCTATTAGAGGCTGGGCTATACCTACTGCGACCGATATAGCTTTTGCGCTAGGAGTTTTGATGCTTCTTGGTAAAAGAATACCATCAAGTCTTAAAATATTTTTACTTACTTTAGCCATCATAGATGACCTATGCGCTATTGTTATAATAGCTATATTTTATACGACTAAACTATCTTTTATCTCTTTTGTTATAGCCGGGATCTGTTTGTTTGCGCTTTGGGTATTAAACAAATTTAAAGTATCAAAAAAATCAGCATATATATTAGTTACTTTGATACTTTGGGTAAGCGTACTAAAAAGCGGAGTCCACGCTACCATTGCAGGAGTCGTGGCAGCATTTTTTATACCTATGAGAGACGATAGTGGAAAAAGTCTGCTAGTAGAGCTTGAACATGATCTTCAAGGAATAACCAGCTATTTCATACTTCCAGTTTTTGCTTTTGTAAATGCGGGCGTAAGTCTTGCCGGAGTACAGATAAATCAACTTTTAAATTCAGTAGGAATGGGAATATTCTTTGGATTACTTATAGGCAAACAAGTAGGAGTTTTTCTGTTTAGCTATATTTTTATAAAGCTAGGCTTTGCTAAACTTCCTGAAGGTTCGTCTTGGACGCAATTTTATGGAGTGTGTATACTAACTGGTATAGGATTTACTATGAGTTTGTTTGTAAATTCATTAGCATATCATGATAGCAACGAGTTCTTCCACGCAGATAAACTAGGTATTTTATTAGCTTCATTTACCGCAGGAGTTATAGGATATATATATCTGCTTGTATTTTCAAAAGTAGCAAAAAACCATCGCAAAGACAATGAATCTTAA
- a CDS encoding ATP-binding cassette domain-containing protein has protein sequence MNLKNKNLILSAITLLSVFYSALNLAVLAFINRYLLNITSGEYGLILYFIILLLLFFIASLAFRYTISLASQNYIYDMRLSIIKRILDTDYHHTRQIGRAKLIALLSSDIASITNGFVRIPEILQGGLVAIVSFFYILYLSPILAFSVFIWLGFGAILCLYFIKKLYNLFKQHRKNEDRLYKNYETSIDAHKEFSLNLKRAADFFNLKFRLNVQDMRKNMLSIDFYQSLVSNWVSMMTLGAVGLVIYLSLGFELLDMAGAVTISITILFLRAPLMMVLFAYPSIIKSKVAAQKIKSLELAAYKEEFDTYKSFDNWQRIELRNISFSYENKLILDNINMRLDRGECLFLIGENGSGKSTLFLILAGLLKPSSGEIYIDDVKIDSSNIQIYKNTISAVFSEFYLFSDIENDAKKWFELLEFRAPNDSQIDPQNLSQGQKKRLALINALLENRNILLLDEWAADQDPHFRAKFYTEILKLFKQQKITVFAISHDDRYFKYADRIYELIDRKLINYLS, from the coding sequence ATGAATCTTAAAAATAAAAATCTAATTCTAAGCGCTATAACTTTACTATCGGTATTTTATAGCGCTCTAAATTTAGCCGTTCTTGCGTTTATAAATAGATATTTGTTAAATATAACAAGCGGCGAATACGGTTTAATCTTATATTTTATCATTTTACTTTTACTATTTTTTATAGCATCTTTGGCTTTTAGATATACCATATCTTTAGCTAGTCAAAACTATATTTATGATATGCGATTAAGCATAATAAAGCGTATTTTAGATACTGATTACCACCATACAAGGCAAATCGGCAGAGCTAAACTCATAGCTCTGCTTTCAAGCGATATAGCAAGCATAACAAATGGATTTGTACGCATACCTGAGATTTTGCAAGGAGGTCTTGTTGCGATTGTATCGTTTTTTTATATTTTATATCTATCTCCTATTTTAGCTTTTAGTGTTTTTATATGGCTGGGATTTGGGGCTATCTTGTGTTTGTATTTTATCAAAAAACTATATAATCTTTTTAAGCAGCATAGAAAAAATGAGGATAGACTCTACAAAAATTATGAAACATCTATAGACGCTCATAAAGAATTTAGTCTAAATTTAAAAAGAGCGGCGGATTTTTTTAATCTCAAATTTAGATTAAATGTACAAGATATGAGAAAAAATATGCTAAGCATAGATTTTTACCAATCGCTAGTAAGTAACTGGGTAAGTATGATGACGCTAGGAGCTGTTGGGTTGGTTATTTATCTCAGTCTTGGATTTGAACTGCTTGATATGGCCGGAGCCGTAACTATATCTATCACTATACTATTTTTAAGAGCTCCGCTTATGATGGTGCTTTTTGCCTATCCATCGATAATAAAATCAAAAGTTGCCGCTCAAAAGATAAAATCTTTAGAGTTAGCCGCGTATAAAGAGGAATTTGATACATATAAGAGTTTTGATAACTGGCAAAGAATCGAACTTAGAAATATTAGTTTTAGTTATGAAAACAAGCTTATATTGGATAATATAAATATGAGATTAGATAGAGGCGAATGTCTGTTTTTAATAGGAGAAAACGGCAGCGGAAAATCAACTTTATTTCTTATTTTAGCGGGACTTTTGAAGCCCAGTAGCGGTGAAATTTATATCGATGACGTAAAAATAGACAGCTCAAACATTCAAATTTATAAAAATACTATAAGCGCGGTATTTAGTGAATTTTATCTATTTAGCGATATAGAAAATGATGCTAAAAAATGGTTTGAACTACTTGAGTTTAGAGCTCCAAACGACTCTCAAATAGATCCTCAAAATCTCTCTCAAGGTCAAAAAAAGAGATTAGCTCTGATAAATGCGCTATTAGAAAATAGAAATATTTTGCTACTTGATGAGTGGGCAGCAGATCAAGATCCACACTTTAGAGCAAAGTTTTATACTGAAATTTTAAAGCTATTTAAACAGCAAAAAATTACCGTTTTTGCTATAAGTCATGATGATAGATATTTCAAATACGCAGATAGAATATACGAACTAATAGATAGAAAACTTATAAATTATTTATCATAA
- a CDS encoding HugZ family heme oxygenase, producing MDAKRKAIEHMNSEHIDTLIMLCKHFGAVQNPTNVRLDSIDEDGMDIACDQLLVRVAFLKKAEQNGEGFKTAIIDLMSSLDIKEGIAAVSKDMIDFIDSFNSVLISSLNGDHCVCSYAPVVRDNNDFYILISEVSEHFKSIKENSDKISIMFLEDESKAKTVFARKRASFRSKAIFLDDKKESLFSKFESKFKSESAIKMIKNMSDFHIIKIEINKGRFVKGFGAAYDTDGFEIIQRAHGANPHNNKR from the coding sequence ATGGATGCGAAACGAAAAGCAATAGAGCATATGAACAGCGAGCATATAGATACGCTTATAATGCTTTGCAAACACTTTGGGGCGGTACAAAATCCTACAAACGTAAGGCTTGATTCTATAGACGAAGACGGTATGGATATAGCGTGTGATCAACTTTTAGTACGAGTTGCGTTTCTAAAAAAAGCCGAACAAAACGGCGAAGGATTTAAAACAGCGATAATAGATCTTATGAGTAGTCTTGATATAAAAGAAGGTATTGCTGCGGTTTCAAAAGATATGATAGATTTCATAGATAGCTTTAACAGCGTTCTTATCTCGAGCCTAAACGGCGATCACTGCGTCTGTTCGTATGCTCCAGTAGTGAGAGATAATAATGATTTTTATATACTTATATCTGAAGTTAGCGAACATTTCAAATCCATAAAAGAAAATAGCGACAAAATATCAATTATGTTTTTAGAAGATGAGAGCAAAGCTAAAACTGTTTTTGCTAGAAAAAGAGCAAGTTTTAGATCTAAAGCGATATTTTTAGATGATAAAAAAGAGAGTCTGTTTTCTAAATTTGAAAGTAAATTTAAAAGCGAATCGGCTATAAAAATGATAAAAAATATGTCTGATTTTCACATAATTAAGATAGAAATTAACAAAGGAAGATTTGTAAAAGGTTTTGGAGCTGCGTATGATACGGATGGTTTTGAAATTATCCAAAGAGCGCATGGTGCAAATCCTCACAACAATAAGAGGTAA